Proteins encoded by one window of Martelella endophytica:
- a CDS encoding ABC transporter ATP-binding protein yields the protein MDKTYQGTEHAPAKDKNRPPKAVVGSHLDQEEVMFGKVFDGKVVGRIWSFVRPYRRNIMISVAAVLVFTATQLLLPLIIGFAIDTGMNPEAPSVNALIVAGVAFIALILVNYGASFVQESVVGKTAENVLFDLRRAMFAHLQRVSLSFMDKTEVGRLMSRLQGDVNSMQEFLETSVLAVGDLALLFGIIFVMLWLDPRLGLLTMAVMPILFVVRIFWLPRARKAFMAAHETNSVTNGALAEAINGVRAVQSMARQKTNFMLFDDKANANLQTHLTAARYAQVMVPIVDTLTGFAMAVVIVGGGSLVLNGALDVGVMVAFLFYIQRFFDPIRSLTMQYSVMQRAMASGQRIIEVLDVDVAVSDKPDAEPLPRDNDGSVVFDNVVFGYNPKYPVLKNVSFTVKPGETVALVGPTGSGKSSAMALAHRFYDVQQGAVIVGGRDVRDVTQESLGRNIAMVLQEPFLFTGTVLENVRYNKTEATREAVIEACKTVGAHDFIMKLEKGYDTELGQRGENLSLGQRQLLSFARALIADAKILVLDEATANIDSYTEMLIQKALVKLLQGRTGLVIAHRLATIRGADRIVVLQDGGIVETGNHDELMQRGGLYSKLYNLNYSSFDDLAEAESAGVETTT from the coding sequence ATGGATAAGACCTATCAGGGCACTGAGCACGCGCCGGCGAAGGACAAGAACCGGCCCCCCAAGGCGGTCGTCGGCTCGCACCTCGATCAGGAAGAGGTGATGTTCGGCAAGGTGTTCGACGGCAAGGTCGTCGGGCGCATCTGGAGCTTCGTGCGGCCCTATCGTCGCAACATCATGATCTCGGTCGCCGCCGTTCTGGTGTTCACCGCGACGCAGCTCCTCCTGCCGCTGATCATCGGTTTTGCGATCGACACCGGCATGAACCCCGAAGCGCCGAGCGTCAACGCGCTGATCGTAGCCGGCGTTGCCTTCATCGCCCTCATTCTGGTCAATTACGGCGCGAGCTTCGTTCAGGAGAGCGTGGTCGGCAAGACGGCGGAGAATGTGCTGTTCGATCTGCGCCGGGCGATGTTTGCCCATCTGCAGCGGGTGTCGCTGTCCTTCATGGACAAGACCGAAGTCGGGCGGCTGATGTCGCGGCTTCAGGGCGACGTCAACTCGATGCAGGAGTTTCTGGAAACCTCGGTGCTGGCCGTGGGTGACCTGGCGCTGTTGTTCGGCATTATCTTCGTCATGCTCTGGCTCGATCCGCGGCTCGGCCTGCTGACGATGGCGGTGATGCCGATCCTGTTCGTCGTCCGGATATTCTGGCTGCCGCGCGCCCGCAAGGCCTTCATGGCGGCGCATGAGACCAACTCGGTGACGAACGGCGCTCTGGCCGAAGCGATCAACGGTGTGCGCGCGGTGCAGAGCATGGCTCGGCAGAAGACCAACTTCATGCTGTTCGACGACAAGGCCAATGCCAATCTCCAGACCCATCTGACGGCGGCGCGCTATGCCCAGGTGATGGTGCCGATCGTTGATACGCTGACCGGCTTCGCCATGGCCGTCGTCATCGTCGGCGGTGGTTCGCTGGTGCTGAACGGCGCGCTCGATGTCGGCGTCATGGTCGCGTTCCTCTTCTATATCCAGCGCTTCTTCGACCCGATCCGCTCGCTGACCATGCAGTATTCGGTGATGCAACGGGCCATGGCATCGGGGCAGCGCATCATCGAGGTGCTTGATGTCGATGTCGCTGTGAGCGACAAGCCGGATGCCGAACCGCTGCCGCGCGACAATGACGGCTCCGTCGTCTTCGACAACGTCGTGTTCGGCTACAATCCCAAATACCCGGTGCTCAAGAATGTCAGCTTCACGGTGAAGCCGGGCGAGACGGTGGCGCTGGTCGGGCCGACGGGCTCCGGCAAGTCGAGCGCCATGGCGCTGGCGCACCGGTTCTACGACGTCCAGCAGGGCGCCGTGATCGTCGGCGGGCGCGATGTGCGCGATGTCACCCAGGAATCGCTCGGCCGCAACATCGCCATGGTGCTGCAGGAGCCCTTCCTGTTCACCGGCACCGTCTTGGAAAACGTCCGTTACAACAAGACCGAAGCCACCCGCGAGGCGGTGATCGAGGCGTGCAAGACGGTCGGCGCTCACGATTTCATCATGAAACTCGAAAAGGGTTACGACACCGAGCTTGGCCAGCGCGGCGAGAATCTGTCGCTTGGCCAGCGCCAGCTCCTGAGCTTTGCCCGCGCGCTGATCGCCGACGCGAAGATCCTGGTGCTCGACGAAGCGACGGCAAACATCGACTCCTATACCGAGATGCTGATCCAGAAGGCGCTGGTGAAGCTTCTGCAGGGGCGTACCGGCCTCGTTATCGCCCATCGGCTTGCCACCATCCGCGGTGCTGACCGCATCGTGGTGCTGCAGGACGGCGGTATCGTCGAAACCGGCAATCATGACGAGCTGATGCAGCGCGGCGGTCTCTACTCCAAGCTCTATAACCTCAACTATTCGTCCTTCGATGATCTGGCCGAGGCGGAGAGCGCTGGCGTTGAAACGACCACCTGA
- a CDS encoding Gfo/Idh/MocA family protein: protein MVDKLRWGILATGGIAGRFVTDLIASGLDVRAVGSRSQEKANAFAERFGIANAHASYEALVADPEVDIIYVATPHPQHAACAAMALEAGKHVLVEKPFTLNATEAEAIATLAQEKNLVLLEAMWTRFLPNMRRIHEIIDAGTIGELRSLHAEHRQFLPSDPLHRLNAIDLGGGALLDLGIYPVSFAFDLFGAPEKVTATARFRDTGVDAEIAVVMQHGGNVMSTSVSALDCAGPNTAVIYGSKARIEIATVWYIPTTFRVVDYTGNVLEEYTERVEGRGMQFQAFEMERLVRAGERETALMPIDQTVAIMRTLDDIRRQIGLVYPSERS from the coding sequence ATGGTCGACAAACTTCGCTGGGGCATCCTTGCCACGGGCGGCATCGCCGGACGTTTCGTCACAGATCTCATCGCGTCGGGGCTTGATGTCCGTGCGGTGGGTTCGAGATCGCAGGAGAAGGCAAACGCCTTCGCCGAACGCTTCGGCATCGCCAATGCGCATGCGAGCTACGAGGCGCTCGTTGCCGATCCCGAGGTCGATATCATCTATGTCGCAACGCCCCATCCGCAACATGCAGCCTGCGCGGCGATGGCGCTCGAGGCCGGCAAGCATGTGCTTGTCGAGAAACCGTTCACCCTGAACGCCACCGAGGCCGAAGCGATTGCCACACTGGCGCAGGAGAAGAACCTTGTCCTGCTCGAGGCCATGTGGACGCGCTTCCTGCCGAATATGCGGCGCATCCATGAGATCATCGATGCCGGCACCATCGGCGAACTGCGCTCGCTTCACGCCGAGCATCGTCAGTTCCTTCCGTCCGACCCGCTGCATCGGCTGAATGCGATCGACCTCGGCGGTGGCGCGCTGCTCGACCTCGGCATCTATCCGGTCTCCTTCGCCTTCGACCTCTTCGGGGCGCCGGAGAAGGTGACGGCCACCGCGCGGTTCCGCGATACCGGTGTCGATGCCGAGATCGCCGTCGTCATGCAGCATGGCGGCAATGTCATGTCGACGAGCGTCTCGGCCCTCGACTGCGCCGGCCCGAACACGGCTGTTATCTACGGCTCGAAGGCGCGTATCGAGATCGCAACCGTCTGGTATATCCCGACGACGTTCCGGGTGGTCGACTACACCGGCAACGTGCTCGAGGAGTATACCGAACGCGTCGAAGGCCGCGGCATGCAATTCCAGGCTTTCGAGATGGAGCGACTGGTGCGCGCCGGCGAACGCGAAACCGCGCTGATGCCAATCGATCAGACGGTGGCGATCATGCGCACGCTTGACGACATCCGCCGCCAGATCGGCCTCGTCTATCCCTCCGAGCGATCCTGA
- a CDS encoding ABC transporter ATP-binding protein, producing MKPRENFFSAKPSDLSEGIGILTRITRMTFEYRWQVALAVIGTVAAVAMQLSIPVLLGRAVDETQRVMSGGDDGLAAQQALWVTAVALFAVSVARGLFTLVQNYYAESVGHHVAYRIRLMCYEKIQNLSFSFHGKVHSGDLITVGLLDVEGVRMFFSTALIRMLLLTLLIGIGAFMLLSTDLLLGLLALSFAPFVAWRSSVSQLALRAAWLRLQEWLAVLTQVMDENLGGIRVVRAFASQAYELAKFDKVSKVTLGLQHERVDIRVRNSSAMTFSFFVSMALVLIVGGYQVMNGHISVGTLTSFLTFMTILQMPVRQIGLMVNAFARASTCGARLFQLLDLEPDIRDADDAKALAVKEGVLRFDHVNFAYPNAPDRPVLKDVSFEAHRGQTIGIVGPPGSGKSTIASLIPRFYDVTGGAITIDGEDVRKVTLDTLRNSVGVVQQDSFLFTTTIENNIAYGDPWATGQRIERAAESAQLHNYVLGLPENYGTIVGERGVSLSGGQRQRLSIARVLMLRPPIIIFDDSTAAIDAGTEQRIRSAMKKLAGEAITIVIAHRLSSLMHADQILFLEEGEIVERGTHDELLALGGRYRALYELQVRPGDEMLEEGATHG from the coding sequence TTGAAACCCCGGGAGAACTTCTTCTCGGCAAAGCCCTCTGATCTGTCCGAGGGCATCGGCATTCTCACCCGCATCACCAGGATGACCTTCGAATATCGCTGGCAGGTGGCGCTTGCCGTCATCGGCACGGTCGCCGCCGTTGCGATGCAGCTTTCGATCCCCGTCCTTCTGGGGCGCGCGGTGGACGAGACGCAGCGGGTGATGAGCGGCGGCGATGATGGTCTCGCGGCGCAGCAGGCGCTGTGGGTCACGGCGGTGGCGCTGTTTGCGGTCTCGGTCGCGCGCGGCCTGTTCACGCTGGTGCAGAACTATTACGCGGAATCGGTCGGCCACCACGTCGCCTATCGCATCCGGCTGATGTGCTACGAGAAGATCCAGAACCTGAGCTTCAGCTTCCACGGCAAGGTGCATTCCGGCGATCTCATCACCGTCGGCCTCCTCGACGTCGAGGGCGTCAGGATGTTCTTCTCCACCGCGCTGATCCGCATGCTGCTGCTGACGCTGCTGATCGGCATCGGCGCCTTCATGTTGCTGTCGACCGATCTTCTGCTGGGGCTGCTGGCACTGAGCTTCGCGCCTTTTGTCGCCTGGCGTTCCTCCGTCTCGCAGCTTGCGCTCAGAGCTGCCTGGTTGAGGTTGCAGGAATGGCTCGCCGTGCTGACGCAGGTGATGGACGAGAACCTCGGCGGCATCCGCGTCGTGCGCGCCTTTGCCTCGCAGGCCTATGAGCTCGCCAAGTTCGACAAGGTCTCCAAGGTCACGCTCGGCCTTCAGCATGAACGTGTCGATATCCGCGTGCGCAATTCGAGCGCCATGACCTTCTCATTCTTCGTCTCGATGGCGCTGGTGCTGATCGTCGGCGGCTATCAGGTGATGAACGGCCATATCAGTGTCGGCACGCTGACCTCGTTCCTGACCTTCATGACCATCCTGCAGATGCCGGTGCGCCAGATCGGGCTGATGGTGAATGCCTTTGCGCGCGCCTCCACCTGCGGCGCCCGGCTGTTCCAGCTTCTCGATCTCGAGCCGGACATCCGCGATGCCGATGATGCGAAGGCGCTGGCGGTGAAGGAGGGCGTGCTGCGTTTCGATCATGTCAATTTCGCCTATCCGAACGCTCCCGACCGTCCGGTGCTGAAGGACGTCTCCTTCGAGGCGCATCGAGGCCAGACCATCGGCATCGTCGGCCCGCCGGGCAGCGGCAAGTCGACGATCGCAAGCCTCATCCCGCGCTTCTATGATGTGACCGGTGGCGCGATCACCATCGACGGCGAGGATGTGCGCAAGGTCACCCTGGACACGCTGCGCAACAGCGTCGGCGTCGTGCAGCAGGACTCCTTCCTGTTCACCACGACGATCGAGAACAACATTGCCTATGGCGATCCCTGGGCGACCGGCCAGCGCATCGAACGCGCCGCCGAATCCGCGCAGCTGCACAACTATGTCCTGGGGCTGCCGGAGAATTACGGCACCATCGTCGGCGAACGCGGCGTGTCGCTTTCGGGCGGTCAGCGCCAGCGGCTTTCGATCGCCCGCGTGCTGATGTTGCGTCCACCGATCATCATCTTCGACGATTCGACCGCGGCCATCGATGCCGGCACGGAACAGCGCATCCGCTCGGCAATGAAGAAGCTTGCGGGCGAGGCGATCACCATTGTGATTGCCCACCGCCTGTCCTCGCTGATGCATGCCGACCAGATCCTGTTCCTTGAAGAGGGCGAGATCGTCGAGCGCGGCACGCACGACGAATTGCTGGCGCTTGGCGGTCGCTACCGTGCGCTTTACGAACTGCAGGTTCGGCCGGGCGATGAAATGCTGGAGGAGGGCGCCACCCATGGATAA
- the pflA gene encoding pyruvate formate-lyase-activating protein: protein MHQRVSAPKKLPGVHVDLDHGFLHSVESGGAVDGPGMRFVFFMAGCQFRCVYCHNPDTWKLHNGRRVDVDAMLAEVRPYAGFLKFAGGVTFSGGEPMMQAGFVGNVMRHIKQEMGLHIALDTQGYLHTGVEDDWFDNVDLVMLDIKHIDPEKYHAITAQYLQPTLDFAERLKRLRKKMWMRYVLVPDLTDDTDDVNRMADFVATLGDIVERVEVLPFHQMGVSKWDALKMEYTLRDTRTPTNEEAEAARDIFRARGLVAS from the coding sequence ATGCACCAGCGCGTTTCCGCTCCGAAAAAACTCCCCGGCGTCCATGTGGACCTCGACCATGGATTTCTCCACTCGGTCGAGAGCGGGGGAGCCGTTGACGGCCCGGGAATGCGCTTCGTGTTCTTCATGGCCGGCTGCCAGTTCCGTTGTGTCTATTGCCACAATCCGGATACCTGGAAGCTCCACAATGGCCGCAGGGTCGATGTGGATGCCATGCTTGCGGAAGTCCGCCCCTATGCGGGCTTCCTCAAATTCGCCGGCGGGGTGACCTTCTCCGGCGGCGAACCCATGATGCAGGCCGGCTTCGTCGGCAATGTCATGCGTCATATCAAGCAGGAAATGGGCCTCCATATCGCACTCGACACCCAGGGCTACCTGCATACCGGCGTCGAGGACGACTGGTTCGACAATGTCGACCTGGTGATGCTCGACATCAAGCATATCGATCCCGAGAAATACCACGCCATCACGGCGCAGTACCTGCAGCCGACGCTCGATTTCGCCGAGCGGCTGAAGCGGCTGAGGAAGAAGATGTGGATGCGCTACGTGCTCGTCCCCGATCTCACCGACGATACCGATGACGTCAACCGCATGGCCGATTTCGTCGCCACGCTCGGCGATATCGTCGAACGCGTCGAAGTCCTGCCGTTCCATCAGATGGGCGTTTCCAAATGGGACGCGCTGAAGATGGAATACACGCTGCGCGATACACGCACGCCGACGAATGAAGAGGCGGAAGCCGCCCGCGATATCTTCCGGGCTCGTGGTCTCGTCGCTTCCTGA
- a CDS encoding winged helix-turn-helix transcriptional regulator, giving the protein MDEAITHLKVPIRFEERDVCLGPDGSVAHVTRVFRMLSGRWKLPILFRLFAEPSLRSSQLLRDIPGISQKMLTQHLRALEEDGLIEREDFGEQPPRVEYRLTEQGRDLMPVLMSVRLFSQRHPEGQEKQRR; this is encoded by the coding sequence ATGGATGAAGCAATTACGCACTTAAAAGTACCCATAAGATTTGAGGAGCGCGATGTCTGCCTCGGGCCTGATGGTTCGGTTGCACATGTCACCCGCGTTTTCCGCATGCTCAGCGGACGCTGGAAACTGCCGATCCTTTTCCGCCTGTTTGCCGAACCCTCGCTGCGCAGTTCGCAATTGCTGCGCGACATCCCCGGCATTTCGCAGAAGATGCTCACCCAGCATCTGCGGGCGCTCGAAGAAGACGGGCTTATAGAACGGGAAGATTTCGGCGAGCAGCCCCCACGGGTCGAATACCGGCTGACGGAACAAGGACGTGACCTGATGCCGGTATTGATGTCTGTCAGGCTGTTTTCACAGCGACACCCGGAGGGACAGGAAAAGCAGCGGCGCTGA
- a CDS encoding GMC family oxidoreductase produces the protein MPEFDYIIVGGGTSGCVTAWNLVTKHDARVLLLEAGPNDWHPLLRFPSGFIKFLNGSRFLKFYKSVPQKQLFGRVQVVPQGNVLGGGSSVNAQVYQRGRAADWDAWRDYAGNDLWSWETILPHFTRLEANAKFNNEFHGVDGPQKVGDINYISEMSHLYVRAVQELGLPFNPDFNDGNPRGVGFMQVTATRGRRWSTVDGFIRSIIKDKRLTVVTGATATRILLENGRATGIEYLRKGETHRVTAANEVILTAGTFVTPKLLMLSGIGPTDELKRHGIATVVDTPGVGANLQDHHEAPIMAQTKRHLGYYGQDSGFNMLKNGLEYVLTHRGRASSSGTEACSYLVPDDETGDPVIKLYCVPTTAYKDPDVTGVPDVDGFVLNACLLRPSSRGSVRLASADPLADPVIDNNFLGTERDLRYQVAGLRAAREVLATSHLAREVVREIFPGPGVTSDEALAEHARRTVKTNYHPVGTCRMGGESDPMAVVTPELKVRGVEGLRIFDMSVVPQLMSGNTNAPAMAIADRACQLMMAKG, from the coding sequence ATGCCGGAATTCGACTACATCATCGTCGGCGGAGGAACGTCCGGATGCGTGACGGCGTGGAATCTCGTGACAAAGCACGATGCGCGCGTCCTGCTGCTTGAGGCAGGCCCCAACGACTGGCACCCGCTGCTGCGCTTTCCCTCGGGCTTCATCAAATTCCTGAATGGCAGCCGGTTTCTGAAATTCTACAAATCCGTGCCGCAAAAGCAGCTCTTCGGGCGGGTGCAGGTCGTTCCGCAAGGCAATGTCCTCGGCGGCGGCAGCAGCGTCAATGCCCAGGTCTACCAGCGCGGCCGCGCCGCCGACTGGGACGCCTGGCGCGATTACGCCGGCAATGACCTCTGGTCATGGGAAACCATCCTGCCGCACTTCACCCGACTCGAGGCCAATGCCAAGTTCAACAATGAATTCCATGGCGTTGATGGTCCTCAGAAGGTGGGAGACATCAACTATATCAGTGAGATGTCGCATCTTTATGTGCGCGCGGTTCAGGAACTCGGCCTGCCCTTCAACCCGGATTTCAACGACGGCAATCCGCGCGGCGTCGGCTTCATGCAGGTGACCGCGACACGCGGGCGCCGCTGGAGCACGGTCGATGGCTTCATCCGCTCGATCATCAAGGACAAGCGCCTGACAGTGGTAACCGGCGCGACAGCAACCCGCATTCTCCTCGAAAACGGCCGCGCCACCGGCATCGAATATCTTCGCAAGGGCGAAACGCATCGCGTCACCGCGGCAAACGAGGTGATCCTCACCGCCGGCACCTTCGTTACCCCGAAACTGCTGATGCTTTCTGGCATTGGTCCGACAGACGAGCTGAAGCGCCACGGCATCGCGACCGTGGTCGACACCCCCGGCGTCGGCGCCAATCTGCAGGATCATCACGAGGCGCCGATCATGGCCCAGACGAAGCGGCATCTCGGCTATTACGGCCAGGATTCCGGCTTCAACATGCTGAAGAACGGCCTCGAATACGTGCTGACCCACCGCGGCCGAGCCTCTTCCAGCGGCACGGAAGCCTGCTCCTATCTGGTGCCCGACGACGAAACCGGCGATCCGGTCATCAAGCTCTACTGCGTGCCGACCACCGCCTACAAGGACCCCGATGTGACGGGCGTGCCCGATGTCGACGGCTTCGTGCTGAATGCCTGCCTTCTGCGCCCGTCATCGCGCGGCAGCGTCCGGCTCGCCTCCGCCGATCCGCTGGCCGATCCCGTCATCGACAACAATTTTCTCGGGACCGAGCGCGACCTGCGCTACCAGGTCGCTGGCCTCAGAGCCGCTCGCGAGGTGCTCGCAACCAGCCATCTCGCCCGCGAGGTCGTCCGCGAGATCTTTCCCGGTCCCGGCGTCACCAGCGACGAAGCACTCGCCGAACACGCCCGCCGCACGGTGAAGACCAACTACCATCCCGTCGGCACCTGCCGCATGGGTGGCGAGAGCGATCCCATGGCGGTCGTGACGCCGGAGCTGAAGGTCAGGGGCGTCGAGGGGCTTCGTATCTTCGACATGTCAGTCGTGCCGCAGCTAATGTCGGGCAACACCAATGCCCCGGCGATGGCGATCGCCGACCGGGCCTGCCAGCTGATGATGGCGAAAGGCTGA
- the pflB gene encoding formate C-acetyltransferase produces MYAKNANVHADPWDGFSDGAWRNAIDVRNFIQENYTPYEGDASFLAPATERTKQLWDELSDLLKKEREKGGVLDISSDKPSTITAHDAGYINKELEIIVGLQTDAPLKRAIMPNGGLRMVEGSLETYGFKVPEMVHDVWTHYRKSHNQGVFDVYSPDILAARKSGVITGLPDAYGRGRIIGDYRRVALYGTDFLRAQKQKEYHELDDAIFNDKTMQLREEVSEQFRALDELREMAAKYGVDISKPARNAREAIQAVYFGYLAAVKEQNGAAMSIGRISTFLDIYVQRDIDAGFISEEDAQEMVDDMIIKLRIVRFLRTPEYDELFSGDPVWVTEAIGGMGEDGRTLVSKNSFRFLNTLYNLGPAPEPNLTVLWSPKLPQGFKHFCAKVSADTCAIQYENDELMRPEWGDDYGIACCVSSMRIGKQMQFFGARANLAKALLYAINGGVDEMKMKGKKVATGLEPITADVLEYDEVVAKFDKAMDWLAKTYVKALNAIHYMHDKYAYERIEMALHDRDILRTMACGIAGLSIAADALSAIKYAKVEVVRDETGLAVDYKITGDFPAFGNNDDRVDEIAVWLVETFMNKVKAQPYFYREAMPTQSILTITSNVVYGKKTGNTPDGRRAGEPFAPGANPMNGRDKKGFVAAGASLAKLPYSAALDGISWTASATPGSLGHTEEDRIANLSNCLDGYTAAGGFHVNVNLLNKETLLDAMDHPEKYPQLTIRVSGYAVNFIKLTKEQQLDVINRTFHTSM; encoded by the coding sequence ATGTATGCCAAAAACGCGAACGTTCATGCCGACCCGTGGGACGGGTTTTCGGATGGTGCATGGCGCAATGCCATCGACGTTCGCAACTTCATTCAGGAAAACTACACGCCTTATGAGGGCGATGCTTCCTTCCTGGCGCCGGCAACCGAGCGCACGAAGCAGCTGTGGGACGAACTGAGCGACCTCCTGAAGAAGGAACGTGAAAAGGGCGGCGTCCTCGACATTTCGTCGGACAAGCCCTCGACGATTACCGCGCATGACGCCGGCTACATCAACAAGGAACTCGAAATCATCGTCGGCCTGCAGACCGATGCGCCGCTGAAGCGCGCGATCATGCCGAACGGCGGTCTGCGCATGGTCGAGGGCAGCCTCGAGACCTATGGCTTCAAGGTTCCCGAAATGGTCCACGATGTGTGGACGCATTATCGCAAGAGCCATAACCAGGGCGTGTTCGACGTCTACAGCCCCGACATTCTGGCCGCTCGCAAGTCGGGCGTGATCACCGGCCTGCCGGATGCCTATGGTCGTGGCCGCATCATCGGCGACTATCGCCGTGTTGCCCTTTACGGTACGGATTTCCTGCGGGCCCAGAAGCAGAAGGAATATCACGAGCTCGACGACGCCATCTTCAACGACAAGACGATGCAGCTGCGTGAAGAGGTTTCGGAACAGTTCCGCGCCCTCGACGAACTGCGCGAAATGGCTGCCAAGTATGGCGTCGATATTTCGAAGCCTGCCCGCAATGCTCGCGAAGCCATCCAGGCCGTCTATTTCGGCTACCTGGCTGCCGTGAAGGAGCAAAACGGCGCTGCCATGTCGATCGGTCGTATCTCGACCTTCCTCGACATCTATGTCCAACGCGACATCGACGCCGGCTTCATCTCGGAAGAAGATGCCCAGGAGATGGTTGATGACATGATCATCAAGCTCCGCATCGTCCGCTTCCTGCGTACGCCGGAATATGATGAACTGTTCTCGGGCGATCCCGTATGGGTCACCGAGGCCATTGGCGGCATGGGCGAAGATGGCCGGACGCTGGTTTCGAAGAACAGCTTCCGCTTCCTCAACACGCTCTACAATCTCGGCCCCGCGCCGGAACCGAACCTCACGGTTCTGTGGAGCCCGAAACTACCGCAGGGCTTCAAGCACTTCTGCGCCAAGGTTTCGGCCGACACCTGCGCCATCCAGTACGAGAACGACGAACTGATGCGCCCTGAATGGGGCGACGACTACGGCATCGCCTGCTGCGTCTCGTCGATGCGGATCGGCAAGCAGATGCAGTTCTTCGGTGCCCGTGCCAACCTCGCCAAGGCTCTGCTTTACGCGATCAATGGCGGCGTCGACGAAATGAAGATGAAGGGCAAGAAGGTTGCGACCGGCCTGGAGCCGATCACCGCCGACGTCCTTGAATATGACGAAGTCGTTGCCAAGTTCGACAAGGCGATGGACTGGCTTGCCAAGACCTATGTGAAGGCGCTGAACGCAATTCACTACATGCACGACAAGTATGCGTATGAACGCATCGAAATGGCGCTGCATGACCGTGATATCCTTCGCACCATGGCTTGCGGTATTGCCGGCCTCTCGATTGCCGCAGACGCTCTGTCGGCCATCAAGTATGCCAAGGTCGAAGTTGTTCGCGATGAAACCGGTCTGGCCGTTGACTACAAGATCACCGGCGACTTCCCGGCCTTCGGCAACAATGACGACCGCGTCGATGAAATCGCCGTATGGCTTGTCGAAACCTTCATGAACAAGGTCAAGGCTCAGCCGTACTTCTATCGCGAAGCCATGCCGACCCAGTCGATCCTGACGATCACCTCGAACGTGGTCTACGGCAAGAAGACCGGCAATACGCCTGACGGTCGTCGTGCCGGAGAGCCCTTCGCACCGGGTGCAAACCCGATGAACGGTCGTGACAAGAAGGGTTTCGTTGCTGCCGGCGCATCGCTTGCCAAGCTGCCTTATTCGGCCGCTCTGGACGGCATCAGCTGGACCGCTTCGGCAACCCCGGGCAGCCTCGGCCATACCGAGGAAGACCGTATTGCCAACCTGTCGAATTGCCTTGATGGCTACACGGCAGCCGGCGGCTTCCACGTCAATGTCAATCTCCTCAACAAGGAGACCCTGCTTGACGCCATGGATCATCCGGAGAAGTATCCGCAGCTCACAATCCGTGTTTCGGGTTATGCGGTGAACTTCATCAAGCTGACCAAGGAACAGCAGCTTGATGTGATCAACCGGACCTTCCACACCTCGATGTAA
- a CDS encoding RidA family protein has translation MPSKIEDRLAELGLSLPSSSPSRANFLPYRKSGNLLFLAGQICEWNGVPQYFGPVGEDHDLAAAKKAAEMCALNLLFNTREAAGSLDDVAAVLRLGAFVSAPSGFADGPKIADGASELFINLFGDAGRHARTAVCVSSLPANALVEVDAIIELRGR, from the coding sequence ATGCCCTCAAAGATAGAAGACAGGCTCGCCGAACTTGGCCTGTCACTCCCCTCCTCTTCGCCCTCGCGCGCCAATTTCCTGCCATACAGGAAATCCGGCAATCTCCTCTTTCTCGCCGGGCAGATCTGCGAATGGAATGGCGTGCCGCAATATTTCGGGCCCGTCGGCGAAGATCACGACCTTGCCGCAGCGAAGAAGGCGGCGGAGATGTGCGCGCTGAACCTCTTGTTCAACACGCGCGAGGCGGCAGGTTCGCTCGACGATGTCGCTGCGGTTCTCCGCCTCGGCGCCTTCGTTTCCGCCCCGTCCGGCTTCGCCGATGGCCCGAAGATCGCCGATGGCGCCTCGGAGCTGTTCATCAACCTCTTCGGCGATGCCGGCCGCCACGCCCGCACCGCCGTCTGCGTCTCAAGCCTGCCGGCCAATGCGCTGGTCGAGGTCGACGCAATCATCGAGCTTCGTGGCCGCTGA